The genome window CGGTGCTGCCGCGGATGACGAGCTGGGTGGGTACGACGACGTCGCGGTCGGTCTCTTCGCCCTGCAGGATCTTCAAGAGCATGCGTCCGGCACGTTCTCCTTGCTCGCGGACGGGTTGGCGGACGGTGGTGAGGTCGGTGAGTTCGGCTATGGGGTGGTCGTCGATGCCGATGACGGAGATGTCCTCGGGGATGCGCAGGCCGGCGCGGCGCAGGGTGCGGATGGCGCCGAGGGCCACTTCGTCGGAGTGGGCGTAGACGGCGGTGGGCGGCTCGGGCTGGCTGAGCAGCTTGGCCATGGCGTCGGCGCCCTCGGCGCCACCCCAGTCGACAGTGACGACGAGGCGTTCGTCGAGGGGAATACCCGCCTCGCGCAGGGCGGCGTAGTAGGCGTTGGAGCGGCCGGAGGGCTGCACCTCGTCGGGCTGGTCGGGGTCGACGGCGGCGATCATGGCGATGCGGCGGTGGCCGAGGAAGAGCAGGTGGTTCATGGCCTGGCGGCCGGCTGTCTCGTCGTCGATGGACACGTTCGGGTAGGGGGCGTGCTGGCCGCCCGCGGCGATGATCGTGACGCCCATGAGTTCCAGCCTCCGCTGCTCCTCCTCGCCGACGGGGAAGGCCAGGACGACGACGGCGTCGACCTTGCGCCGGGCGGGCAGCCGGTGGAAAAAGTCGTGGCGATCCTCGATGCCGTCGACGTGGTACAGCAGCACATCGAGTTCGGCGGCGCGCAGGACTGATTCCAGTCCTTCGAGGAGGGTGGCGAAGAACCAGCGCGAGATGTGCGGTACGACCACCGCGACCCGGCCGGTGGCGCCGCCGGCCAGGCGGGACGCCTCGGGGGAGACGACATAGGACAGCTCTTCGGCGACCGCCCGAACGCGGCGTCGGGTGGCTTCGGAGACGCCGCTTTCGTTGTTGAGCGCGCGTGAGGCGGTGGCCATCGAGACGCCGGCCGCGCGGGCCACGTCCGCC of Streptomyces cynarae contains these proteins:
- a CDS encoding LacI family DNA-binding transcriptional regulator gives rise to the protein MAQSSRKINMADVARAAGVSMATASRALNNESGVSEATRRRVRAVAEELSYVVSPEASRLAGGATGRVAVVVPHISRWFFATLLEGLESVLRAAELDVLLYHVDGIEDRHDFFHRLPARRKVDAVVVLAFPVGEEEQRRLELMGVTIIAAGGQHAPYPNVSIDDETAGRQAMNHLLFLGHRRIAMIAAVDPDQPDEVQPSGRSNAYYAALREAGIPLDERLVVTVDWGGAEGADAMAKLLSQPEPPTAVYAHSDEVALGAIRTLRRAGLRIPEDISVIGIDDHPIAELTDLTTVRQPVREQGERAGRMLLKILQGEETDRDVVVPTQLVIRGSTAPPRA